The Parabacteroides sp. AD58 genome includes a window with the following:
- a CDS encoding four helix bundle protein: MNAYKFLGQTHREFVLSKQLLRCGTSIGALIREAEHAQSEADFLNKMNIALKEANETLYWISLLKDTGYLDEAIYQSINNDCTEIVAILASIVKSTKSKLNK, from the coding sequence GTGAACGCATACAAGTTTTTAGGACAAACCCATCGAGAGTTCGTTCTTTCCAAACAGCTTTTACGATGCGGAACATCCATAGGAGCCTTAATCAGAGAAGCTGAACATGCACAAAGTGAAGCTGATTTCTTGAATAAAATGAACATTGCTTTGAAAGAGGCCAACGAAACATTATATTGGATTTCTCTCCTGAAAGACACTGGATATTTGGATGAGGCTATTTATCAATCTATAAACAATGATTGCACTGAAATTGTAGCAATCCTTGCTTCGATTGTCAAATCCACCAAATCAAAGCTCAATAAATAA
- a CDS encoding DUF3109 family protein, whose translation MIQIEDIVVSSDVLTEKFICNLEACKGECCIEGDAGAPVEKNEVAELEKVLPVIWDELSPEAQAVIKKQGVVYTDQDGDLVTSIVGNKNCVFTCYDEKGCCYCAIEKAYREGKCNFYKPVSCHLYPIRIENYGPYTAVNYHRWDVCKAAVVLGKLKGVPVYQFLKEPLIRKFGAEWYQMLSDCADEWTKQNMGENEEKY comes from the coding sequence ATGATTCAAATTGAGGATATCGTCGTTTCGAGCGATGTCCTGACAGAAAAATTTATATGCAACCTGGAGGCTTGTAAAGGTGAATGCTGTATAGAAGGCGACGCCGGAGCTCCCGTCGAGAAAAACGAAGTTGCCGAACTGGAAAAAGTTCTTCCGGTTATTTGGGACGAACTTTCCCCTGAAGCACAAGCCGTTATCAAGAAGCAAGGGGTTGTTTATACCGATCAGGATGGTGATCTGGTAACTTCCATTGTAGGGAACAAAAATTGCGTCTTTACTTGCTACGACGAGAAAGGCTGCTGTTATTGTGCCATCGAGAAAGCCTATCGCGAAGGGAAATGTAATTTCTACAAGCCTGTTTCCTGCCACTTATATCCGATACGGATAGAGAATTACGGTCCTTATACAGCCGTCAATTATCACCGCTGGGACGTATGTAAGGCAGCAGTCGTTTTAGGAAAGCTAAAAGGTGTTCCGGTTTATCAGTTCTTGAAAGAACCTTTAATCCGGAAATTCGGGGCAGAATGGTATCAGATGCTCTCAGACTGTGCCGATGAGTGGACGAAGCAGAACATGGGCGAAAACGAAGAAAAATATTAA
- the mtnA gene encoding S-methyl-5-thioribose-1-phosphate isomerase encodes MEQTFSLPDVVSLCEEEDSLVILDQTQLPAREVFQKINKEEELIDAIVRLKVRGAPAIGVAAAAGLYVCFARTLANMTSAQLMQTEFQALANRIRASRPTAVNLSWALDRMTVLFKQWIAGKDKISMSDFQEIKHLLRAEAVRIKEEDIEMCKQIALHGVGLISSGSRILTHCNAGHLAVSRYGTALAPIYLAQACGLNPKVYADETRPLLQGARLTAYELMKFGVNTTLVCDNMAASLMSQGMIDLIMVGCDRIAANGDVANKIGTCGVAVLAHHYHVPFYVLGPTSTFDPHTPTGKDIVIEQRAASEVTDLHYIHRMAPEHVQVYNPAFDVTPAELVTAYITEKGVFRQIEDFH; translated from the coding sequence CTGGAACAGACTTTTTCCTTACCTGATGTGGTTTCTTTATGTGAGGAAGAAGATAGTCTGGTCATCCTCGACCAAACCCAGCTTCCTGCGCGGGAAGTCTTCCAGAAAATAAATAAAGAAGAGGAACTCATTGATGCCATTGTCCGTTTAAAGGTCAGAGGAGCGCCTGCAATCGGTGTGGCTGCTGCAGCAGGCTTATATGTTTGTTTTGCCCGCACCTTGGCGAATATGACCTCTGCCCAACTCATGCAGACAGAATTCCAGGCTCTGGCCAACCGGATTCGCGCCAGTCGCCCGACAGCCGTCAATCTTTCGTGGGCACTTGATCGGATGACAGTCCTGTTCAAGCAATGGATAGCCGGTAAAGACAAGATAAGCATGTCCGATTTCCAGGAGATAAAACACCTTTTACGGGCAGAAGCTGTCCGCATCAAAGAAGAAGATATCGAAATGTGCAAACAGATAGCCTTGCACGGGGTCGGATTAATTTCTTCCGGAAGCCGTATCCTGACACACTGCAATGCAGGACATTTGGCAGTCTCCCGTTATGGAACGGCACTGGCACCGATTTACCTGGCACAAGCCTGTGGATTGAATCCGAAAGTCTATGCCGACGAAACACGGCCTTTGTTGCAAGGAGCCCGCCTTACTGCCTACGAATTAATGAAGTTCGGCGTGAACACGACGTTGGTCTGTGATAACATGGCAGCCTCTTTAATGAGTCAGGGAATGATCGATCTCATCATGGTGGGTTGCGACCGCATTGCTGCCAATGGCGACGTAGCCAACAAAATCGGCACCTGCGGAGTAGCAGTGCTGGCACATCATTATCATGTTCCCTTTTATGTCTTAGGTCCGACCAGTACCTTCGATCCGCATACACCGACAGGGAAAGATATTGTCATCGAACAACGGGCAGCTTCAGAAGTCACTGATTTACATTATATACACCGGATGGCACCCGAGCATGTACAGGTCTATAATCCGGCCTTCGACGTGACTCCGGCTGAGTTAGTCACAGCGTATATTACAGAGAAAGGTGTTTTCCGACAGATAGAAGATTTCCACTGA